One part of the Rutidosis leptorrhynchoides isolate AG116_Rl617_1_P2 chromosome 1, CSIRO_AGI_Rlap_v1, whole genome shotgun sequence genome encodes these proteins:
- the LOC139863430 gene encoding pentatricopeptide repeat-containing protein At1g73400, mitochondrial: protein MSRFFKINLISQILHRNIFPQISKFHQYHTLSSSGSSSILLNHTYSSHKKFIKFIPSSLNISNPQSVFRNFTSIHSHSFVNPIEAFDQTPGGHVSILNDADYSYESNTIDNTPNSCLPLSHDGEKLYNIVIDCKPNNPENSNMEVSLNQTNVPLTTPLVMEVLSSLRYQEKLAFRFFTWAGNQEHYSHEPQAYNEMIDILSNTKYKAKQYRIVCDLLDYMKRNEKTSVPIEALLKILKQYADKHLTHLHKFAKKKKVKLKKMQPEIDAFNVLLDAFCKCCLVEDAEVMFMKIKNKVKPNASTYNILFFGWCRVRNPKRSMQILDEMIETGHTPENFTYNTAIDTFCKSGMLSEAAELLEFMRSKGTLMSAPTAKTYAIMIVAYARNDKMDECFKLVDDMASSGCLPDVSTYREMIEGLCSAGKTDAAYKFLDDMGKKGYPPDIVTYNCFLKVLCDHKDSEEAIRLYNKMIEVGCKPSVQTYNMLVAMFYKMDDPNGAFEIWGEMDNRGCVRDADSYCVMIEGLFGCERTNEARDLLEDVLNKGVKFPFQKFDYFLMQLSNIGDLRAIHRLSEHMRKFYNPVMARKFALSQKRKSVSLRGK, encoded by the coding sequence ATGTCACGATTTTTTAAAATAAATCTCATTTCCCAGATCCTTCATCGTAATATATTCCCGCAAATTTCAAAATTTCATCAATATCATACACTCTCCTCCTCCGGTAGCTCATCCATACTTTTAAATCACACCTATTCATCACATAAAAAATTCATCAAATTTATACCCAGTTCACTTAACATCTCGAATCCACAATCTGTTTTTCGTAATTTCACATCGATTCACTCTCACAGTTTCGTAAACCCCATTGAGGCATTTGATCAAACACCTGGTGGGCATGTTTCAATTCTAAACGATGCTGATTATAGTTACGAAAGCAACACAATAGATAACACACCTAATAGTTGTCTCCCTTTATCTCATGATGGTGAGAAACTGTATAACATTGTTATAGATTGTAAGCCCAATAACCCTGAAAATAGTAACATGGAGGTATCATTAAACCAAACCAATGTTCCATTAACTACACCATTGGTGATGGAGGTTTTAAGCAGTCTTAGATATCAGGAGAAATTAGCTTTTAGGTTTTTCACATGGGCTGGAAATCAAGAACACTACAGTCATGAGCCACAAGCATATAATGAGATGATTGATATACTATCAAATACTAAATACAAAGCGAAACAATATCGCATTGTTTGTGATCTTTTGGATTACATGAAGCGAAACGAGAAAACTTCTGTACCTATTGAAGCTTTGCTAAAGATTTTAAAACAGTATGCGGATAAGCATTTGACTCATCTTCATAAGTTTGCTAAGAAGAAAAAGGTCAAACTTAAAAAAATGCAGCCTGAGATTGACGCGTTTAATGTATTACTAGACGCGTTTTGCAAGTGTTGTTTGGTAGAAGATGCTGAAGTTATGTTTATGAAGATAAAGAATAAAGTCAAACCTAATGCTAGTACGTATAACATTTTGTTTTTCGGTTGGTGCAGGGTGAGAAACCCTAAAAGGAGTATGCAAATACTCGATGAAATGATTGAAACGGGTCATACCCCGGAAAATTTTACTTATAATACCGCGATAGATACTTTTTGTAAGTCTGGGATGTTATCAGAAGCTGCTGAGCTTTTGGAGTTCATGAGATCAAAGGGTACATTAATGTCTGCACCAACTGCTAAAACGTATGCGATTATGATCGTTGCGTATGCACGTAACGATAAAATGGACGAATGTTTTAAACTTGTTGATGACATGGCGTCTAGCGGTTGCCTCCCCGATGTTTCAACGTATAGAGAAATGATCGAAGGGTTATGTTCTGCTGGGAAAACTGATGCTGCATATAAGTTTTTGGACGATATGGGTAAAAAAGGCTACCCGCCTGATATTGTTACCTATAACTGTTTTCTAAAAGTTCTTTGTGATCATAAAGATAGCGAAGAAGCAATTCGGCTTTATAATAAAATGATTGAGGTGGGTTGTAAACCGAGTGTCCAAACTTATAATATGCTAGTGGCGATGTTTTATAAAATGGATGATCCAAATGGGGCGTTTGAGATATGGGGCGAAATGGATAATAGGGGATGTGTTCGTGATGCTGATTCATATTGTGTAATGATCGAAGGGCTTTTCGGGTGTGAAAGAACGAACGAAGCTCGTGATCTTTTGGAAGATGTGTTGAACAAAGGCGTAAAGTTTCCTTTTCAAAAGTTTGATTATTTTCTGATGCAGCTTTCTAATATCGGTGATTTACGTGCTATTCATAGATTATCGGAACATATGAGGAAGTTTTATAATCCTGTTATGGCTCGTAAATTTGCGTTAAGCCAAAAACGAAAGAGCGTTAGCTTAAGAGGGAAATGA